The stretch of DNA TGTGTTAGCAAATATTCGGAAAATTAATTGCTTTTTTATAGTGTGTGGAGCAGACACGGAACAATAACTTCCTGCTGGTATTCAGCAGAGTTGAGTGGGTTTAAAAGCATTGCTTTGTCACTGTATAAGAGGCATGCTGTGTGAATCAGTTTTATTCGAGACCACTAACACAGGGACACAAATAACGTGTTGtgtgagagaaaaaataaaaagaaactgATTTACATTAAGGGTTCAAGCTGTGGCATGGGTCTCCAATTCAGTCCTAAAAACATGGTTTCAGTATAgtgcagatatgggcaaactacggcccgtgggccacatccggcccgtgatgcgttttaatccggcccgctgacgttgtccaaatgtttttttccccaagatggcgccgtcacgcggaagccagtggcagtagctctgttcactttttgttttttgtgttttacagcccctctcttcttttaaattactttttaatatttcttaatacattcctttttactttactttgtactttatactttttactttaatgatgagtgatgagtatgttaattctttagtcctttttgtctgtttcatatgtactggtaacggatgcacttttttatatgtatcttatcttgtgctgagccgtctgtcaaatttttaaagtcaatgtggccccagaATTTGGATGGGAATGGTTAAATTGCTATTCAATAAACAATTTTAATTAGTTGTAGTTGATGGTCAATCTGATCTACATCGCACTGGGAAGCAATTCCATGTTGTTTTTCTGCCCTCATTTAGAAAATTTTAATGACACTGATACTTAATGAAGCCTCCATCGCACACACAAGACGTGGCCATTTCATGGAGGCTTTACTTAACGCTTCGCCGTGTGTTGTCCGAGCATGCTGCGCGCATGGTTTTGCAGTCTGATGGCCAGCCTAAGTTTACTTTGTGAGAAGAGCGCCTCCCTCTAACCCTTTTTCCACTCCATCGTTGCCGAGCAGGTGCTTAAATGATGGGCTTTCAAGGTTCGTCCTGGTTAAGGCCTCGCCTGGCAGCAAAAATAATTCAACCCACTGGGCAATATCACCtctacaaaaacaaattgaaatagcACTCAGGAGAGCGTGGGGGTCCACCAAGGGAAAACCATCCTTAGCATTTCCATTGGGTTTGTTTACTAAAATGGAATGGCTTCTTGTCGACTCTGCATTAAGTTGAAAAGAAAAGTGTAATGATAattggaggtaaaaaaaatgcaataaaataaattatcagTATTTTATGAAACAGAGCCACAGTAATGGTGAATCTGGAGAATTCATTTAGTGCATTTTCTCCAATGGCGAtgcttttctctttctttctattCCATGGGTCATTTCCTATGGATTTTCAATCACTTCCTATTCAttccatccattttgactgggaggggcgaaAGAACGTTCAATaggccctcccagtcaaaatggattaaaggtctagtgccgtcaatggcactgcaaGAAGAACATTTACGGCCTAttctcacaattttcaccattgtcaatggcaggcaattttCAGTCCTTTCCTTGTTAATTTCAGGGATCTTGTAGGTAACAAAACCTGTTAATTTGAAGGCATTTATGGGTCAATTaatgttgattatttttcaagGTCACACCCTTCTGATATTGGGTCATTTTTTACATTCTTTGGAAATGATTAACGGCATTGGAAATAAACTAGAATGTTgactttatatttattataaagaAAGACATTCTCCTCATTTACTGACACTTTGGAAAACATTGAGCTCCTGCAGGCGTTTTGTTACAAATGCTAAATTAAACTTTTACTGATTACTGATTTCTCAAccttatatattatttaatttgttgtGTAAGTGTTATCATTTCAGGTGATCATGATGTGTATTATGATCTCACTTACTTATAATGGCTCTAGAAGTGAAAGCCTAACTATGACAAAATTGAATTTAACACCCCTTGTTACGTCCACGGGAGACGTTGCGGCGGAGTAGGAAAGATTAGGACCCAGTTGCGGGGAAGCAGGTGAGGACGAGGCAATTTGTGCTCATAAcaacaactttaataacttagaagGGACGTTACAAAACAACAGGGACTTGTGAAACGAAACACGAAACTAAACCGGACCAGGGAAAACAAGTGGAATCGTGGAGCAAGGTAGCGTGGCTGCATGGCAATAGAATCTACGCAGAAATACTCTTAGATAACAAgggtataaaaacaatccatatGAAGCATTTCATTATAAGCAACAAGCCAATCAAGTTAAGCGAAATACAAAACAATCAAgcaacacatttttaatgttgttttcacCCAAAAAGCTGTTTTTGCTATATATTTGACcaacaaaacagtaaaaaaacattttttttatttaacttattGTGTTAAATTTCTACATAATATCGAAGCATGGCAGACTGTAATGTTGGCAAATGTCATTTTACTGTCTAAAGATTCAATGTTATCATATCATCAAGAAATTTCCACCATAACTCGATTCCAAATCCTATTTCAGCCAAATTATTATTTGGCAAGATTGAAAATATTCCGCTTTCACCTCAGTCCAGGAAAGCACCATGATTTGCGAGTCAATCTCATAAATACTGCAGATAATATGGACGACGTGACGGTGCCCTCATCACTCAGAGGTGAAATTCGTGCTTTGTTTACTGACACCTTCTGCTCCCGCTCAACCTATTGTGTCACCGAGCAGCTATATTTCAGAATAAAAGTGGGCACATTAGTGTCATACAGGGGCGCGGACGATTCCTATAAATCAGCTTTCTCTTGCACACCGGCCCATTTGAGGCAATGTACCCAATTAGCTTTGTGTCGCACATCCTGCTGGTACCTTGCCAGCCTCCCGACAAGCTTATTTGTGTCTGTGTTGCTGAGTCCAAACTTATTAGCCACCTGTGGGTAATTCTTtggaaaattccatttttttgtttctgacTCATATAATTCATAGAAGGATTTAGCAGAgtccattttaaattatttaaagggTATGTGCTGAGGTGGTTAGTAAAAGAAATGAGATTCAAATCACTCTTTAACGGCAATGCACGTCCAATCTCTTTAGACTGGTAGCCCCCATCAGTTTAAATGAAGGTCTATTGCACAAGAAATGTATATAACAAAACATACATTAAGAAATACACCAGAATGGCTTTaatttgaacttgtttttttattcttttttcccagtttattcaattttgtattcatttttttatttatttgtggttgtttttttaaatatttctaatTTCATTAGCCCTTTCTTCATTCGTCTAATTGAGAaagaatgtattttaaattcagtttctatttaaaactatttaaataagtgattgttttccaaactctcaattcaattatcactatatatatatatatatatatatatatatagggtgGGATTTAGAATAAATAGAAATCTATATAATAAATGCTGTGCTTTTTGTACATTCAATAATGGACATTCTACTCGAGCTGACTACTTAACATGGATTTGTCGTTCTTGCTGTGGCTAGTCCACATGTTAGACGTCCATTTGACATTTGATGATGTACAGATAGCATCGTGTGCAGGCCTGAGCTGGGCTTTTTAGTAGGGATGCATCAGGTAAGCCTCCACCTGTTCTGCAAGATGGAGAACATGCTGAATATGCAAATATTGACTTCTTATTCCAAGTCCAGATGGCTTCTGCCGACTTAACTTGTGCATACATGCTCCCCAAACCCAGTGTTGAGCAAATAAAAGACATGTCGGTGTAGCTTTTAGTTTTGAGTCACTACCGTAGACAAAACATGTTCCACATATTGCAAGTGGGAGGTGGCGAAATGCTGGAAACTACTTTTCTCTTGGCCCCCTTCCAAATTAAATCTTGGCTCATGTCAGATGAGAAATGGAGGCATAATTCGGGAATTCCGTAGTACTTCCCGCTCTTCTAGAAACAAGGCGGTCGCAGTTCCTTCAAATCATTTTCGCAGGAAAGTAACAGGAAGTGGTGACTGTCCCCAGAGCAATGCGATAAAGAATTTGACACAACCTTTATCAAGTATTGTAAAACACTTCATCCCTGTAATGTTTTATGCTTTGCCTGTTTGCTTAAAATGGCACGAAAACACAGAAACATCAATTCAAGGAATCCTGAACATTGCCAtaaaggtgtttttttattttgttattttacaaaGGTGCTTCTTACACAAGAGCCACTTGATATATTTAGCTCAAAAATGTGTCCGAGACTTCATGGTCAAGTTCAGTTTGCCTGCCGATTTGATCTGAAAGGATTCCTTTCGCCTGATATCCACTGCAATAGGCTTCAGCAAACCTCACAATCCTTACGAGGTTGTGCTTACCACACATGCATGAATGAACATATCATTGCATAAACGGAGGCCTGCAGTTCCTTAACTTTTTGACCTCCTGGATGAGTCACCAGTTGTGCTTTtgagatcatttttttaatcccatgCTTTCCCTAGTCACAAATAATGGCCATTTCCTCATTTCTACACCCTTGCCCAAAGCTTTTAAGACACTTCCTCATTCAACTGACCAGTGAAAAGactcaaaacataaaaaaatatataagttgtaCTTGTTCTTTTAAAGTATTCCTCATTAATAGATATCGATAATACAATTTTCCATGGAATTAACAAAAATCTCTTCATTGGTGATGATGAGTTCATCCACTAATATGGGTCAGTTTCATTGAGATTAAACTACAAAGGACATCCAAGTACCCCAGTGACCTGTTTTTCAGCCATATTTCAGTCTTTTGTTTGCTCTAGTAATTCATTGGTATGTGTTGTCTAACCTGGATTATCATTATGACctaaaaatcctgttttttttatgtcattcaACGTAATAGTATTATTGGACACAAAAAGGCATGAGTCAAAAGCACAAATTATACAAGAGCCCTTTCCTGTGATGTAACAAATGTGATggatcattattattgttattattattatatcattttagATGGAAATGGCACACGGTGAAAGCCTGCACAGAAAAGTAATCAAAGACTCAAAATTGTTCTACTGCAACGGGTTCAATTACAGGACTTTCAAAGCCACCACTGATTTAGCATGTgatcatgattttatttttcaatgtcattCTTTTGAACAAATAACTGAGGAAAGAATATACCTGTAAATTAAAGACTATTTAGTGAgatttacactcatacctaagggcaattttcacattttgggtTGTACCTCAGCAAAATCCAATCTATGAAATTCATTCAAAAGTTTTGGATTTGACAGATTTCACAGTACTGCCGAAGATTTCGGATTTATTAGAAAAGAACTAGAAACTTGACACAAAAGCGCAATGCACTCGAAGAAAGGTTTGAACACCTCATTATTTTTAGACTGACGAACATCTTAAGGCGTTTGCCAGAAGTAACAGGAGTAAAGACAAAAATACAATCTGCTCTTCTATGAATCAAATTTGTTCAGACACCTTTAAAAAGTTGCTTTAATCCgacacttttcatttttctccgacTCTGTGACCTTTGCGTGAGACTTCCTTTTAATGGTGCCTAATGCTCAAAATAGATTTTTCTCTTGCACTAAACAATAGATATGGTCAGTCATTGCTCAACGGTGAATTAAGTCTATATTTATCTGATCTACCGTCTACCATGGAAAAGAATTGCTCATTCATCCTTTCCTGTTGTACTGTAGAGCAAAAACTATGTGAGGCATAGAGACTCATTGATTATTTACTGGAAAATACATTATTCTTTTGTGATTGGCCATGTTTTGATTGAtgtgaaaataagaaaatgaccAATTTTGGACTTTGCTTTGTCTCTATTTGATATGTCAAAGTCATTTTTCACgtccattcatgttttttcatctctttgctgtgattttgaattttttctatcattagtacatttcaaatttaattaaaCTAGGAAgtttatcatttaaataaacAGATCCAACTCTCTAACTTCAATTTATtacatttccaaatattatttactTATTTCAACCCACCAAACCACTTTCTAATCCATGTTTAACCAATACTACCAACCCCCTATTTGATTGTACtacagtcataaaaaaaatccttgttcCTATACTAAAACTATTCATTTTAACATGAAATATCTCCAgtggaaatgaattaaaaatatgttgagcaaatgcaaacaaaagaaGGTTTCATATAGAGTATATAGAGAAAgatgaagaaaatgtttttattatattatgtcAATGGACCCCCAGTGTTCAGTGTGTCTGTGGTCTGGAGGAAAGCCTCCTCATCCACCCACATTACTCTTCCTCTATTGGCTTAGAGCAGTGATGTCACTGAGTGGACCACCCtataaaaacatctttctcCCAGCCAACCTTCAGACCAGCTAAGACATATCCTTTATGCAAAGAAACAGCCAAGCCAGGCTCTTCACAAACCTGGAAATATCAACCAACAGCCTGCCTGATAAGATAATATAATATCTCACCATGTGCCGAGGACTCGATCTACTGCCAGTTACTTGCCTGGAGAGGTGAGGAATCGATATTTCATATTCAGATGACAACTGCATGTGCATTTTCCCTTTATGTATTTCTGTTGTGTAATTCTTTAATTTCTGTCATAGAGCCAAAGAACTGAAAGCTCTGTTTGGAAATTTGCTGCACAAGTCGGATCACAGCATCCCTGTGCAACCTCAAAAAATTGTGACTCAAAGGTAAGGTTGATACACTTCATCCAAATGGAACAATATGAAAATTGTTGGGAAATTATTCTGGATGTCATatgaaatgtttccttttttttttgcagtgttggTGAGCAAGTAAAATGGCAAGAATCGTTTGAGAAATTGCTGTCTAGTAAAAGTAAGTGCAGCTTTGCAAAGTCATGCTATACTGTCACTGGGCTCAGTTATACCATCTGGTATAGATAGAgccttaaataaaattaaaatacattgtattattCTTATATAATCACTGACAATGTAATTGTGTTTTCCTTTGTCTTTAATACATATAAATGTACTTAATTTTGGACTATTAGAAAAAATGATATGCACTGAATGACTTTACATGTTTCAATTTATTTGAAGAATAACATGACAAATAATAATGGTTAAAATCTAGTAAAAATACAAAGATATATTGtgtaatatttgatttttttgctagTTTTAATGCATTGCAAGCTCTTTTGATgatgaaaatgttcaatattcaaTGACACTCCCAGAGATATTTTAACTAGCTCcagtattattgttatttttatggttTTGGAATTGCACTGCATCATCCTGAAAGGCATTTACAATAGTCTTCTATTCTTTTCTCTCACTTCTcatctgagggaaaaaaataatagctgCACCTAAGCTTTTTCATCTTGGTAGCACCATAAATGAAatacctcttttttttctctctctcctcttagATGGGTTGTGTCTATTTCGAGCTTTTCTCAAGTCAGAGTTCAGCGAGGAAAATATTGCCTTCTACTTGGTGTGTGAAGACTACAGGACTTTGAAACAATCAAAAATGGCCCCAAGGGCTAAGCAAATCTTCGATGAGTTCATCAGCGAAGATGCACCCCGAGAGGTGAGTGTAAAACACCCCAAAATAGTCACCCAAAATGTTTGCACCAACGTCATTCCTTAACTTGTTTTGCTCCTTTGACAGGTAAATCTTGATCACATCACCAAAGCAATCACCAAAGAGAACGTGGAACATCCCTGCCAGTCATGTTTTGATCTAGCCCAAGCCAAGATTTACACTCTGATGGAAAAAGACTGCTATCCACGCTTCCTCAAGTCTTTGAGCTAAAAAGAGCAGACGAAGCGAC from Stigmatopora nigra isolate UIUO_SnigA chromosome 9, RoL_Snig_1.1, whole genome shotgun sequence encodes:
- the rgs5b gene encoding regulator of G-protein signaling 5b, encoding MCRGLDLLPVTCLERAKELKALFGNLLHKSDHSIPVQPQKIVTQSVGEQVKWQESFEKLLSSKNGLCLFRAFLKSEFSEENIAFYLVCEDYRTLKQSKMAPRAKQIFDEFISEDAPREVNLDHITKAITKENVEHPCQSCFDLAQAKIYTLMEKDCYPRFLKSLS